One genomic segment of Bradyrhizobium prioriisuperbiae includes these proteins:
- a CDS encoding ABC transporter permease, with protein sequence MTDAAKPAGKSLDLAHVLRNQLRNIAPLITLIALVAFFSIASPSFMTLDNFANILAQVSLTSIIAVGLTFVILTGEIDLSVAAVANATGIVVAFFTLQPAYANIQNLPLPGLVAVILALATCGLLGLVTAFGVTRIGIPSFIMTLAMMQIAAGISAMLVRGQIAYKFPDIIQVLGSGQYIGVRWLIIVAMLVLLIAHLVLTYTRFGRYVYMTGGNRDAAEYSGVNVKFIIGAVMVISAVLSGFSGMLGVAYFGSAQQNQFDTFLLDAIAAVVVGGTSLFGGRGGIGNTIIGLLVLGVLNNGLDHVNIDSFLKILIRGLILLIALVVNVYAQMMRDSSTATE encoded by the coding sequence ATGACTGACGCCGCCAAGCCCGCCGGCAAATCGCTCGATCTGGCCCATGTGCTGCGCAACCAGTTGCGCAACATCGCGCCGTTGATCACGCTGATTGCGCTGGTCGCGTTTTTCTCGATCGCCAGCCCGTCGTTCATGACGCTGGACAACTTCGCCAACATCCTGGCTCAGGTGTCACTGACCTCGATCATCGCCGTCGGTCTCACCTTTGTCATTCTCACCGGCGAGATCGATCTGTCGGTCGCCGCCGTCGCCAATGCCACCGGCATTGTCGTAGCCTTCTTCACGTTGCAGCCGGCCTACGCCAATATCCAGAATCTGCCCTTGCCGGGCCTGGTCGCGGTGATTCTGGCGCTCGCGACCTGCGGTTTGCTTGGCCTGGTCACGGCCTTTGGCGTCACGCGCATCGGCATTCCGTCCTTCATCATGACGCTTGCCATGATGCAGATCGCCGCGGGCATCTCCGCCATGCTGGTGCGGGGACAGATTGCCTACAAATTTCCCGACATCATCCAGGTGCTCGGCTCGGGGCAATATATCGGCGTGCGATGGCTGATTATCGTCGCCATGCTGGTGCTGCTGATTGCCCATCTGGTTCTCACTTACACGCGTTTCGGCCGCTACGTGTATATGACCGGCGGCAACCGCGACGCCGCTGAGTATTCGGGCGTCAACGTCAAGTTCATCATCGGTGCGGTGATGGTGATTTCGGCGGTGCTCAGTGGCTTTTCAGGCATGTTGGGCGTCGCCTATTTCGGCAGTGCGCAGCAGAATCAGTTCGACACATTCCTGCTCGACGCCATCGCCGCCGTCGTTGTCGGCGGTACCAGCCTGTTTGGCGGGCGGGGCGGCATTGGCAACACGATTATCGGGCTCCTGGTGTTGGGCGTGCTCAACAACGGCCTCGATCACGTCAATATCGACAGTTTCCTGAAGATCCTGATCCGTGGCCTCATTCTGCTGATCGCTCTCGTCGTCAACGTCTACGCACAGATGATGCGCGACTCGAGCACCGCGACGGAATGA